The Streptomyces sp. NBC_00162 genome window below encodes:
- a CDS encoding proline dehydrogenase family protein gives MLGPVILAASRSDKMRRIVSAAPVTKPVVNRFIPGETVDQVIPIVEDLTRSGLEVTLDVVGEDITEVAQSHAARDAYLQLIERLAELGLGETVEMSVKLSMFGQALEGGHELALANVRPVVEAAAAIGTTVTLDAEDHTTLDSMFAIHEELRRDFPQTGCVIQAYLFRTEADARRLADSGSRVRIVKGAYKEPAEVAYQDKAEIDKAYVRIMKILMDGEGYPMIGSHDPRLIAIGQELARQAGRKLDEYEFQMLYGIRSEEHLRLAAEGHRMRVYTAYGTDWYGYFMRRLAEKPANLLFFLRSMITKN, from the coding sequence GTGCTGGGTCCCGTGATCCTCGCCGCTTCGCGCAGCGACAAGATGCGTCGTATCGTCTCTGCCGCCCCGGTGACCAAGCCCGTGGTGAACCGGTTCATCCCCGGTGAGACGGTCGACCAGGTGATCCCGATCGTCGAGGACCTCACGCGCAGCGGCCTGGAGGTCACCCTCGACGTCGTCGGCGAGGACATCACCGAGGTGGCGCAGTCGCACGCCGCGCGGGACGCCTACCTCCAGCTCATCGAGCGCCTCGCGGAGCTCGGCCTCGGCGAGACCGTCGAGATGTCGGTCAAGCTGTCGATGTTCGGCCAGGCGCTGGAAGGCGGCCACGAGCTCGCGCTGGCCAACGTCCGCCCGGTGGTCGAGGCCGCCGCCGCCATCGGCACCACCGTGACGCTGGACGCCGAGGACCACACCACCCTCGACTCGATGTTCGCCATCCACGAGGAGCTGCGCCGGGACTTCCCGCAGACCGGCTGCGTCATCCAGGCCTACCTCTTCCGCACGGAGGCCGACGCCCGCCGGCTGGCCGACTCCGGCAGCCGCGTCCGGATCGTGAAGGGCGCCTACAAGGAGCCCGCCGAGGTCGCGTACCAGGACAAGGCCGAGATCGACAAGGCGTACGTCCGGATCATGAAGATCCTGATGGACGGCGAGGGCTACCCGATGATCGGGTCCCACGACCCGCGGCTCATCGCCATCGGCCAGGAGCTCGCCCGCCAGGCCGGGCGCAAACTGGACGAGTACGAGTTCCAGATGCTGTACGGCATCCGCAGCGAAGAGCACCTGCGGCTGGCCGCCGAGGGCCACCGGATGCGGGTCTACACCGCGTACGGGACCGACTGGTACGGCTACTTCATGCGCCGCCTCGCGGAGAAGCCGGCCAACCTGCTGTTCTTCCTCCGCTCGATGATCACCAAGAACTAG
- a CDS encoding nitroreductase family protein gives MSPQTQQWTPIHGLPYRPAPYRPERMPGEESLARAAELRARMDERRTVRSFSPDPVPEQVVRDAIACAATAPSGAHQQPWTFVLVKDPAVRRQIRDAAEQEEVLSYDGRLGDEWLAALRPLGTDAVKTHLTDAPALIVVFQQRYWLGPDGTKRKHYYVDESVGIAVGMLLSALHLSGLAALIHTPSPMRFLSHVLDRPENEKAFAVIPVGYPADDCEVPDLVRKSLDQVIVEV, from the coding sequence ATGTCGCCTCAGACCCAGCAGTGGACCCCGATCCACGGCCTGCCGTACCGTCCCGCCCCCTACCGGCCCGAGCGGATGCCGGGCGAGGAATCCCTCGCGCGGGCCGCCGAGTTGCGGGCGCGGATGGACGAGCGGCGGACCGTGCGCAGCTTCTCCCCCGACCCCGTGCCCGAGCAGGTGGTCCGGGACGCCATCGCGTGCGCCGCGACCGCCCCATCCGGGGCGCACCAGCAGCCCTGGACCTTCGTCCTCGTCAAGGACCCGGCGGTGCGGCGGCAGATCCGCGACGCCGCCGAGCAGGAGGAGGTGCTCTCGTACGACGGCCGGCTCGGCGACGAGTGGCTCGCGGCCCTGCGCCCCCTCGGCACGGACGCCGTGAAGACCCACCTGACGGACGCCCCGGCCCTGATCGTGGTCTTCCAGCAGCGCTACTGGCTCGGCCCCGACGGCACGAAGCGCAAGCACTACTACGTCGACGAGTCGGTCGGCATCGCGGTCGGCATGCTGCTCTCCGCCCTGCACCTGTCGGGCCTGGCGGCCCTGATCCACACGCCGAGCCCGATGCGTTTCCTCTCCCACGTCCTGGACCGCCCCGAGAACGAGAAGGCCTTCGCGGTCATCCCGGTCGGCTACCCGGCGGACGACTGCGAGGTCCCCGACCTGGTCCGCAAGTCCCTGGACCAGGTGATCGTCGAGGTCTGA
- a CDS encoding PucR family transcriptional regulator, with amino-acid sequence MKGDYQDLVDEISALLGAPATLENRDFRLIAFGAHDSDDDAAMDPVRTRSILTRQSTAAVRSWFEGFGIARATGPVHIPAAPEAGVFRGRICLPVRCRGIVQGYVWLLDQDPGPGPAELAAALEVAQRIGVLLDEEAKAGADLSREFLAVLTAGRGWQQDMAVAALRVALGPAAEGLHAAVCVAPWSGEAPASVPGAAAVCVVPRPGHEGGAGGGLALAVLLRLRSTDALAPALTAVARLLPRSAGTGGTAGTAGTPGAVTAGVAEPVRVLSELPAAWAQAVAAARAAAAQPRFGPVARWSAIGPYRLLAALAADPVDDPATRALLGPAHRELARTAEVFLDCAGQAGRAAAALGIHRQTLYYRLARVEQLTGLDLDEGEDRLLLHMALKAARLA; translated from the coding sequence GTGAAGGGCGATTACCAGGACCTGGTGGACGAGATCTCGGCGCTGCTCGGCGCCCCGGCGACGCTGGAGAACCGGGACTTCCGCCTCATCGCCTTCGGCGCGCACGACAGCGACGACGACGCGGCGATGGACCCGGTACGGACCCGCTCGATCCTGACCCGGCAGTCGACGGCGGCCGTCCGGTCCTGGTTCGAGGGCTTCGGCATCGCCCGCGCCACGGGGCCGGTGCACATCCCGGCGGCGCCCGAGGCCGGGGTCTTCCGGGGGCGGATCTGCCTGCCGGTGCGCTGCCGGGGCATCGTGCAGGGCTACGTGTGGCTCCTCGACCAGGATCCCGGCCCGGGTCCGGCGGAGCTGGCCGCGGCCTTGGAGGTGGCCCAGCGCATCGGGGTCCTGCTCGACGAGGAGGCTAAGGCGGGGGCCGACCTGTCGCGGGAGTTCCTGGCGGTGCTCACGGCCGGACGGGGCTGGCAGCAGGACATGGCGGTGGCCGCGCTGCGGGTCGCCCTGGGCCCGGCCGCGGAAGGGCTGCACGCGGCGGTGTGCGTGGCGCCGTGGTCCGGGGAGGCTCCGGCTTCGGTGCCGGGCGCGGCGGCGGTGTGCGTCGTACCGCGGCCGGGCCACGAGGGCGGGGCCGGCGGGGGCCTGGCGCTGGCGGTCCTGCTCCGGCTGCGCTCGACGGACGCGCTGGCTCCGGCCCTGACGGCGGTGGCCCGGCTGCTGCCGCGTTCGGCGGGTACGGGGGGCACGGCGGGCACTGCGGGTACGCCCGGCGCGGTGACCGCCGGGGTCGCCGAACCCGTCCGGGTCCTGTCGGAGTTGCCCGCCGCCTGGGCGCAGGCCGTCGCCGCGGCCCGGGCGGCCGCCGCGCAGCCCCGGTTCGGCCCCGTCGCCCGCTGGTCGGCGATCGGCCCGTACCGGCTGCTGGCGGCCCTGGCCGCCGACCCGGTGGACGACCCGGCGACGCGCGCCCTGCTGGGCCCGGCCCACCGCGAACTCGCCCGTACGGCAGAGGTGTTCCTGGACTGCGCCGGCCAGGCTGGCCGCGCGGCGGCGGCCCTGGGCATCCACCGGCAGACGCTGTACTACCGCCTCGCCAGGGTGGAGCAGCTGACCGGCCTCGACCTGGACGAGGGCGAGGACCGGCTGTTGCTGCACATGGCCCTCAAGGCCGCCCGCCTGGCCTGA
- the pruA gene encoding L-glutamate gamma-semialdehyde dehydrogenase: MDAVTQVPAPVNEPVHSYAPGTPERARLEVQLKQLSENPIDLPMTINGVKRMGGGERFDVVQPHDHKSVLGTYANATQADAQEAVDAALAAAPAWRSMSFDDRAAIILRAAELLSGPWREKLAASTMLGQSKTAQQAEIDTPCELVDFWRFNVHFARQILAEQPVANSAGVWNRSDHRPLEGFVYAITPFNFTAIAGNLPTAPALMGNVVLWKPSPTQTHSAVLLMELLEEAGLPKGVINLVTGDGIAVSEVALNHPELAGIHFTGSTKTFQYLWKTVGNNIEKYKSYPRLVGETGGKDFVVAHPSADRAILKTALTRGSFEFQGQKCSASSRAYVPASIWNDGFKEAFAAEVNGIAMGDVRDLTNFIGAVIDERSFAKNKAAIDRAIADPTCEIVAGGTYDDSEGYFVRPTVIACTDPENEVFTTEYFGPILAIHVYEDADFDAMLAQMESVSAYALTGSIIAADRYAAADAMEKLRFAAGNFYINDKSTGAVVGQQPFGGGRASGTNDKAGAATNLQRWTSTRSIKETLVAPTEYGYPHMG; encoded by the coding sequence ATGGATGCTGTGACCCAGGTCCCCGCTCCGGTCAACGAGCCGGTCCACTCGTACGCCCCCGGAACCCCGGAGCGCGCGCGGCTCGAAGTGCAGCTCAAGCAGCTGTCCGAGAACCCGATCGACCTCCCGATGACGATCAACGGCGTCAAGCGGATGGGCGGCGGCGAGCGTTTCGACGTGGTCCAGCCGCACGACCACAAGTCGGTGCTCGGCACCTACGCCAACGCCACCCAGGCAGACGCGCAGGAGGCCGTCGACGCCGCCCTCGCCGCCGCCCCGGCCTGGCGCTCGATGTCCTTCGACGACCGCGCCGCGATCATCCTGCGCGCCGCGGAGCTGCTGTCCGGCCCGTGGCGCGAGAAGCTCGCCGCCTCGACCATGCTGGGCCAGTCGAAGACCGCCCAGCAGGCCGAGATCGACACCCCGTGCGAGCTCGTCGACTTCTGGCGCTTCAACGTCCACTTCGCCCGCCAGATCCTGGCCGAGCAGCCGGTCGCGAACTCCGCCGGCGTGTGGAACCGCAGCGACCACCGCCCGCTCGAGGGCTTCGTCTACGCGATCACGCCGTTCAACTTCACGGCCATCGCCGGCAACCTGCCGACCGCCCCCGCCCTGATGGGCAACGTGGTCCTGTGGAAGCCGTCCCCGACGCAGACCCACTCCGCGGTCCTCCTGATGGAGCTCCTGGAGGAGGCCGGCCTGCCGAAGGGCGTCATCAACCTGGTGACGGGCGACGGCATCGCCGTGTCCGAGGTGGCCCTGAACCACCCCGAGCTGGCCGGCATCCACTTCACCGGCTCGACCAAGACCTTCCAGTACCTGTGGAAGACGGTCGGCAACAACATCGAGAAGTACAAGTCCTACCCGCGGCTGGTCGGCGAGACCGGCGGCAAGGACTTCGTCGTCGCGCACCCGTCCGCGGACCGCGCGATCCTGAAGACCGCGCTGACCCGCGGCTCCTTCGAGTTCCAGGGCCAGAAGTGCTCGGCGTCCTCGCGCGCCTACGTCCCGGCCTCGATCTGGAACGACGGCTTCAAGGAGGCCTTCGCGGCCGAGGTCAACGGCATCGCCATGGGTGACGTCCGCGACCTGACCAACTTCATCGGCGCCGTCATCGACGAGCGGTCCTTCGCCAAGAACAAGGCCGCGATCGACCGTGCCATCGCCGACCCGACCTGCGAGATCGTCGCGGGCGGCACGTACGACGACTCGGAGGGCTACTTCGTCCGCCCGACCGTCATCGCGTGCACCGACCCGGAGAACGAGGTCTTCACGACCGAGTACTTCGGTCCGATCCTGGCGATCCACGTCTACGAGGACGCCGACTTCGACGCGATGCTGGCCCAGATGGAGTCCGTCTCGGCGTACGCCCTGACCGGCTCGATCATCGCGGCGGACCGCTACGCGGCGGCGGACGCGATGGAGAAGCTCCGCTTCGCGGCGGGCAACTTCTACATCAACGACAAGTCCACCGGCGCCGTCGTCGGCCAGCAGCCCTTCGGCGGCGGCCGTGCCTCGGGCACGAACGACAAGGCCGGCGCGGCGACCAACCTGCAGCGCTGGACGTCGACCCGCTCCATCAAGGAGACCCTGGTCGCGCCGACCGAGTACGGCTACCCCCACATGGGCTGA